The Diaphorobacter ruginosibacter genome contains a region encoding:
- a CDS encoding phenol hydroxylase subunit P4 produces the protein MSVTALYPYSFEAKDRRENFPAPLLFIGWEDHHMFCSPVCLPLPAETPFGALAQAVLPGVYGAHPDFARIDWDAVQWFKSGERWHPDPTRSLADNGLEHKDVIRFRTPGLAGIAGSFA, from the coding sequence ATGAGCGTGACCGCCCTCTACCCGTACAGCTTCGAGGCCAAGGACCGGCGCGAGAACTTCCCCGCGCCCCTGCTCTTCATCGGATGGGAAGACCACCACATGTTCTGCTCTCCCGTCTGCCTGCCGCTTCCGGCCGAAACGCCGTTCGGTGCGCTGGCGCAGGCGGTGCTCCCGGGCGTCTACGGCGCGCACCCTGATTTCGCGCGCATCGACTGGGACGCGGTGCAGTGGTTCAAGTCCGGGGAGCGCTGGCATCCCGATCCCACGCGCTCGCTGGCCGACAACGGCCTCGAGCACAAGGACGTGATCCGCTTCCGCACCCCGGGCCTTGCGGGCATCGCGGGATCGTTCGCCTGA
- a CDS encoding NADH:ubiquinone reductase (Na(+)-transporting) subunit F gives MSYQLTLEPLGATIEVEEGQTLLDAALRQGIYIPHACGHGLCGTCKVQVCEGEVDHGAANPFALMDMERDDGKTLACCATLQTDATIEADIEDEPDALVIPVRDFAATVTRIEQLTPTIKALHLRLDTPIHYQAGQYVQVQIPGLGQSRAFSIANAPGEDGTALDIELNVRQVPGGAGTAWLHESLSQGDTLAISGPYGRFFVRHSAAQPMVFMAGGSGLSSPRAMIHELLARRCEHPITLIYGQRSRAELYYDEEFRALAAKYPHFTYVPAISGDGNDGEDASWSGARGFVHEAAKVHFGGNFAGRKAYLCGPPPMIEACISTLMQGRLFERDIYTEKFISAADAQGARSPLFKRV, from the coding sequence ATGAGCTACCAACTGACCCTGGAACCGCTGGGCGCCACCATCGAGGTGGAAGAAGGCCAGACCCTGCTCGACGCCGCGTTGCGACAGGGTATCTACATTCCGCACGCCTGTGGCCACGGCCTGTGCGGCACCTGCAAGGTGCAGGTCTGCGAGGGCGAGGTCGACCACGGCGCGGCCAATCCGTTCGCGCTGATGGACATGGAGCGGGACGACGGCAAGACCCTTGCCTGCTGCGCCACGCTGCAGACCGACGCCACCATCGAGGCCGATATCGAGGACGAGCCCGACGCGCTGGTGATTCCTGTGCGCGACTTCGCGGCAACCGTCACGCGCATCGAGCAGCTCACTCCGACCATCAAGGCGCTGCACCTGCGCCTTGACACGCCCATCCACTACCAGGCCGGGCAGTATGTGCAGGTGCAGATCCCCGGGCTCGGCCAGTCGCGGGCCTTCTCCATTGCCAACGCGCCCGGCGAGGACGGCACGGCGCTCGACATCGAGCTCAACGTGCGCCAGGTGCCGGGCGGCGCGGGCACCGCATGGCTGCATGAGTCGCTCTCGCAGGGCGACACGCTCGCGATCTCGGGTCCCTACGGCCGTTTCTTCGTGCGCCACTCGGCCGCCCAGCCCATGGTGTTCATGGCCGGTGGCTCGGGACTGTCAAGCCCGCGCGCCATGATCCACGAGCTGCTGGCACGCCGCTGCGAACACCCCATCACGCTGATCTACGGCCAGCGCAGCCGCGCCGAGCTGTACTACGACGAGGAGTTCCGCGCCCTCGCGGCGAAGTATCCGCACTTCACCTATGTGCCTGCCATCTCGGGCGACGGCAACGACGGGGAAGATGCCAGCTGGAGCGGCGCGCGAGGCTTCGTGCACGAGGCCGCCAAGGTCCATTTCGGCGGCAACTTCGCGGGTCGCAAGGCCTACCTGTGCGGTCCGCCGCCGATGATCGAGGCCTGCATCTCCACGCTGATGCAGGGCCGCTTGTTCGAGCGCGACATCTATACCGAGAAGTTCATCTCGGCCGCCGACGCACAGGGCGCGCGCAGCCCGCTGTTCAAGCGCGTCTGA
- a CDS encoding 2Fe-2S iron-sulfur cluster binding domain-containing protein, producing the protein MWTLNTSPKVNVHVAQTGDCYDCHTNESLLKGMLRLGRKGIPVGCVNGGCGVCKVRIVEGAVRALGPVSRAHVSCDEEAQGYTLACRVAPTATVRLEVSARLSKPFSHPGNSSTTSNTKET; encoded by the coding sequence ATGTGGACCCTGAACACGAGCCCCAAGGTCAACGTGCACGTCGCGCAGACCGGCGACTGCTACGACTGCCACACGAACGAGAGCCTGCTCAAGGGGATGCTGCGCCTGGGCCGCAAGGGCATTCCCGTGGGTTGCGTCAACGGCGGCTGCGGCGTGTGCAAGGTGCGCATCGTCGAAGGCGCCGTGCGCGCCCTCGGCCCGGTGAGCCGCGCCCATGTGAGCTGCGACGAGGAGGCACAGGGCTACACGCTCGCATGCCGCGTCGCCCCCACGGCCACCGTGCGCCTCGAGGTGAGCGCACGGCTTTCCAAACCCTTTTCCCACCCTGGCAATTCATCGACAACGTCAAACACTAAGGAGACATGA
- a CDS encoding catechol 2,3-dioxygenase: MGVLRLGHASLKVMDMTAALHHYEKVLGLKMVMQDKAGNAYLKCWDEWDKFSLILTPSDQAGLNHLAYKVEKDSDLDALQQRIEQWGVKTHMLPEGTLPATGRMLQFHLPSGHEMRLYAHKELVGTDVGSTNPDPWPDDIRGSGVHWLDHALLMCEMNPEAGINTVEQNTRFMTECLDFFLTEQVMVGPEHSIQAATWMARTTTPHDIAFVGGPRSGLHHIAFFLDSWHDVLKSADVMAKNKVRIDVAPTRHGITRGETIYFFDPSGNRNETFAGLGYLAQRDRPVTTWTEDQLGSAIFYHTGDLVASFTEVYT; the protein is encoded by the coding sequence ATGGGAGTTCTACGCTTGGGCCACGCCAGCCTGAAGGTGATGGACATGACCGCCGCACTGCACCACTATGAAAAGGTGCTGGGCCTGAAGATGGTCATGCAGGACAAGGCAGGCAACGCCTACCTGAAATGCTGGGATGAATGGGACAAGTTCTCGCTCATCCTCACGCCGTCCGACCAGGCCGGCCTCAACCATCTCGCCTACAAGGTGGAGAAGGATTCCGACCTCGACGCGCTGCAGCAGCGAATCGAGCAATGGGGCGTGAAGACGCACATGCTGCCCGAAGGCACGCTGCCCGCCACGGGCCGCATGCTGCAGTTCCACCTGCCAAGCGGCCACGAGATGCGCCTCTATGCGCACAAGGAGCTCGTCGGCACCGACGTGGGCTCGACGAATCCCGATCCCTGGCCGGACGACATCCGTGGCTCGGGCGTGCACTGGCTCGACCATGCGCTGCTGATGTGCGAGATGAACCCGGAGGCCGGCATCAATACCGTGGAGCAGAACACCCGCTTCATGACCGAGTGCCTCGACTTCTTCCTGACCGAACAGGTCATGGTCGGGCCGGAGCACTCCATCCAGGCCGCCACCTGGATGGCCCGCACCACCACGCCGCACGACATCGCCTTCGTCGGCGGCCCGCGCAGCGGCCTGCACCACATCGCCTTCTTCCTCGACTCCTGGCACGACGTGCTCAAGTCGGCTGACGTGATGGCCAAGAACAAGGTGCGGATCGACGTCGCCCCCACCCGCCACGGCATCACGCGCGGCGAGACCATCTATTTCTTCGATCCGAGCGGCAACCGCAACGAGACCTTCGCGGGCCTGGGCTACCTGGCCCAGCGCGACCGGCCCGTCACCACCTGGACGGAGGACCAGCTCGGCAGCGCGATCTTCTATCACACCGGTGATCTGGTCGCCTCCTTCACCGAGGTCTACACCTGA
- a CDS encoding SphA family protein yields the protein MNKTIASAALTAAAALAPVAALAEGHYVPGVEGIQAASVPPPGLYYLGYLVNYDIGSFRAPGSSSNLPGHNTGTVTALANRVVWISNTKLLGADYGMEAIVPVMRTSLTVNAAGISDSRSGVGDIYVGPLVLGWHGQQWDAVAAAGIWLDNASTSHPASPGKGFKSTMLTGGATYHFDAAKTVTGSALMRFERNGRNDAGFRPGNQITMEWGLGKNFGTVQAGLVGYSQWQVSDDSGAGASTHRSSRHAVGAEVVYPIPSAAVFLKAAAYKEVRAEAGTGAYPKGSLVRFTIVKSF from the coding sequence ATGAACAAGACCATTGCATCTGCCGCGCTGACGGCAGCGGCCGCGCTCGCCCCCGTTGCGGCGCTGGCCGAAGGCCACTACGTTCCGGGCGTGGAGGGAATCCAGGCTGCGAGCGTGCCGCCGCCGGGCCTCTACTACCTCGGCTACCTCGTCAACTACGACATCGGCAGCTTCCGCGCACCGGGCTCGAGCAGCAACCTGCCCGGCCACAACACCGGTACGGTGACGGCCCTGGCCAACCGCGTGGTGTGGATCAGCAACACCAAGCTGCTGGGCGCCGACTACGGCATGGAGGCCATCGTGCCGGTGATGCGCACCTCGCTGACGGTCAACGCAGCTGGCATCTCGGACAGCCGCTCCGGCGTGGGCGACATCTACGTCGGCCCGCTGGTGCTCGGCTGGCACGGCCAGCAGTGGGACGCCGTCGCTGCAGCCGGCATCTGGCTGGACAACGCGAGCACCAGCCATCCCGCATCCCCCGGCAAGGGCTTCAAAAGCACGATGCTGACGGGGGGCGCCACCTACCACTTCGATGCCGCCAAGACCGTCACCGGCTCCGCGCTGATGCGTTTCGAGCGCAACGGCCGGAACGACGCGGGCTTCAGGCCCGGCAACCAGATCACCATGGAATGGGGGCTGGGCAAGAACTTCGGAACGGTGCAGGCGGGACTGGTCGGCTACAGCCAGTGGCAGGTCAGCGACGACAGCGGCGCGGGTGCAAGCACCCATCGTTCATCGCGCCACGCCGTCGGCGCCGAGGTCGTCTACCCGATCCCGAGTGCGGCAGTGTTCCTCAAGGCCGCTGCCTACAAGGAAGTGCGCGCGGAGGCCGGCACCGGAGCCTATCCCAAGGGCTCGCTGGTGCGCTTCACGATCGTGAAGTCGTTCTGA
- a CDS encoding GlcG/HbpS family heme-binding protein: MQNPNQNVQAEPCGVMQRVIDAPAALRAVQAAIRHAATLGVRVNVSVVDTASVPVSFARMAGAPLHSIDIAVDKAYTAASFGLPTGRWHAALQSHSEAVRAGLVLRPRFVAFGGGLPIVERGERIGGIGVSGGSEEQDTEIAQAGLSELGLSI; the protein is encoded by the coding sequence ATGCAGAACCCGAACCAGAACGTGCAGGCAGAGCCCTGCGGCGTGATGCAGAGAGTCATCGACGCCCCCGCAGCGCTGCGCGCCGTACAGGCCGCCATCCGGCATGCAGCCACGCTGGGCGTGCGCGTGAATGTCTCGGTGGTGGATACCGCCAGCGTGCCGGTCTCGTTCGCCCGCATGGCCGGTGCGCCGCTGCATTCCATCGATATTGCCGTCGACAAGGCCTACACGGCGGCCAGCTTCGGCCTGCCCACGGGCCGGTGGCATGCCGCTCTCCAGAGCCATTCGGAAGCCGTGCGCGCAGGCCTGGTGCTGCGCCCGCGCTTCGTGGCCTTCGGGGGCGGCCTGCCGATCGTGGAGCGAGGCGAGCGCATCGGCGGCATCGGCGTATCCGGTGGCAGCGAGGAGCAGGACACGGAAATCGCGCAGGCAGGACTCAGCGAGCTGGGCCTGTCGATCTGA
- a CDS encoding 2-hydroxymuconic semialdehyde dehydrogenase encodes MKEIKNFINGEYVASSRTFDKHSPLTGEVIAKVHEADRAQVDAAVAAARAALTGPWSRMSVAERVEKLYALADGINRRFEEFLAAECADTGKPRSLASHIDIPRGAANFKIFADVVKNVPTEFFEMNTPDGRGAINYGYRTPVGVVGVVCPWNLPLLLMTWKVGPALACGDTVVVKPSEETPQTAALLGEVMNEVGIPPGVYNVVHGFGPDSAGEFVTTHPGVDAITFTGETRTGEVIMKAAARGARPVSMEMGGKNAALVFADCDFDAAIEGTLRSAFVNSGQVCLGTERVYVERPIFDRFVAELKHQVEGWKIGLPEDADTKLGPLISKEHQNKVLSYYKIAVEEGATVVTGGGVPDMGTRYAGGSWIQPTIWTGLSDNARVLREEIFGPCCHIMPFDSEEEVVAKANDNVYGLACAIWTRDVARAHRVAQRMNVGTSWVNSWFLRDLRTPFGGAKQSGIGREGGVHSLEFYTELKNVCIKL; translated from the coding sequence ATGAAAGAAATCAAGAACTTCATCAACGGCGAGTACGTAGCCTCCAGCCGCACCTTCGACAAGCACTCCCCGTTGACCGGCGAGGTCATCGCCAAGGTGCACGAGGCGGATCGCGCACAGGTGGACGCCGCAGTGGCCGCCGCACGCGCAGCCCTTACAGGTCCCTGGAGCCGCATGAGCGTTGCCGAGCGCGTGGAAAAACTCTACGCGCTCGCCGACGGGATCAACCGGCGCTTCGAGGAATTCCTCGCGGCCGAGTGCGCGGACACCGGCAAGCCGCGCAGCCTGGCCAGCCACATCGACATTCCACGCGGCGCGGCCAACTTCAAGATCTTTGCCGACGTGGTGAAGAACGTGCCCACCGAGTTCTTCGAGATGAACACGCCCGACGGCCGCGGCGCCATCAACTACGGCTACCGCACACCCGTGGGAGTGGTGGGCGTGGTCTGCCCGTGGAACCTGCCGCTCCTGCTGATGACATGGAAAGTCGGCCCGGCACTCGCCTGCGGCGACACCGTGGTCGTCAAGCCTTCCGAGGAAACCCCGCAGACCGCCGCGCTGCTGGGCGAGGTGATGAACGAGGTCGGCATTCCTCCCGGCGTCTACAACGTGGTGCACGGCTTCGGCCCCGACTCCGCGGGTGAATTCGTCACCACGCATCCTGGCGTGGACGCCATCACCTTCACGGGCGAGACCCGTACCGGCGAGGTCATCATGAAGGCTGCCGCCAGGGGCGCCCGCCCCGTGAGCATGGAGATGGGCGGCAAGAACGCTGCGCTCGTGTTCGCCGACTGCGACTTCGACGCCGCCATCGAGGGCACGCTGCGCTCGGCCTTCGTCAACAGCGGCCAGGTGTGCCTGGGCACCGAGCGCGTCTATGTCGAGCGCCCGATCTTCGACCGCTTCGTGGCGGAGCTCAAGCACCAGGTCGAGGGCTGGAAGATCGGCCTGCCCGAGGACGCGGACACCAAGCTCGGCCCGCTGATCAGCAAGGAACACCAGAACAAGGTGCTGTCGTACTACAAGATCGCCGTCGAGGAAGGCGCAACCGTGGTCACCGGCGGCGGCGTTCCCGACATGGGGACCCGGTACGCAGGTGGGTCGTGGATCCAGCCGACCATCTGGACGGGGCTCTCCGACAACGCGCGCGTGCTGCGCGAGGAAATCTTCGGCCCCTGCTGCCACATCATGCCGTTCGACAGCGAAGAGGAAGTCGTCGCGAAGGCCAACGACAACGTCTACGGCCTGGCCTGCGCGATCTGGACACGCGACGTGGCCCGCGCCCACCGCGTGGCTCAGCGCATGAATGTCGGCACCTCGTGGGTGAACAGCTGGTTCCTACGCGACCTGCGCACGCCGTTCGGCGGAGCCAAGCAATCGGGCATCGGGCGCGAAGGCGGCGTGCATTCGCTGGAGTTCTACACGGAGCTGAAGAATGTCTGCATCAAGCTCTGA
- a CDS encoding alpha/beta fold hydrolase — translation MSASSSDAVLERNPEVAASIDAAGIRTNYHDMGSGDPVLLIHGSGPGVSAWANWRLVMPALARRARVIAPDMAGFGYTERPQGFPYGMDAWVRQAVGLLDALGLERADLVGNSFGGGLALALAIRHPERVRRLVLMGSVGVPFTLTPGLDAVWGYEPSIDAMRRLLDIFAYDRGLVNDELARLRYEASVRPGFHESFSAMFPAPRQRWVDALASREQDIRRLPHETLIVHGREDRVIPLSNSITLADWIARSQLHVYGRCGHWTQIEHAARFATLVGEFLAEARDNEPLPFTG, via the coding sequence ATGTCTGCATCAAGCTCTGACGCCGTGCTCGAACGCAACCCCGAGGTGGCCGCGAGCATCGATGCCGCGGGCATCCGCACCAATTACCACGACATGGGCAGCGGCGACCCCGTGCTCTTGATCCACGGCTCCGGCCCCGGCGTGTCGGCCTGGGCCAACTGGCGGCTGGTGATGCCTGCGCTCGCACGGCGGGCGCGCGTGATCGCCCCCGACATGGCGGGCTTCGGCTACACCGAGCGCCCGCAGGGCTTCCCCTACGGCATGGATGCGTGGGTACGGCAGGCCGTGGGGCTGCTCGACGCGCTGGGCCTCGAGCGCGCCGACCTCGTCGGCAATTCGTTCGGCGGCGGGTTGGCGCTGGCGCTCGCCATCCGCCATCCCGAGCGCGTGCGCCGCCTCGTGCTCATGGGCAGCGTCGGCGTGCCCTTCACGCTGACACCGGGCCTCGACGCGGTGTGGGGATACGAGCCGTCGATCGACGCGATGCGCCGACTGCTCGACATCTTCGCGTACGACCGCGGGCTCGTGAACGACGAGCTCGCGCGCCTGCGCTATGAGGCCAGCGTACGGCCGGGATTCCACGAATCGTTCTCCGCGATGTTCCCCGCCCCGCGCCAGCGCTGGGTCGATGCACTGGCGAGCCGCGAGCAGGACATCCGCCGCCTCCCGCACGAGACACTGATCGTGCACGGCCGCGAGGACCGGGTGATCCCGCTCTCCAACTCGATCACGCTTGCCGACTGGATCGCGCGCTCGCAGCTGCATGTCTATGGCCGCTGCGGCCACTGGACCCAGATCGAGCACGCGGCGCGCTTCGCCACGCTCGTCGGCGAGTTCCTCGCCGAAGCCCGGGACAACGAACCCCTGCCCTTCACCGGCTGA
- the dmpE gene encoding 2-oxopent-4-enoate hydratase encodes MTTSLPLQALGDELYEALKGNHVLDPLSTRHPGITIDDAYAIQQHMLARRLAAGERVIGKKIGVTSKAVMDMLGVFQPDFGWLTDGMVYNEGEAVPASSLIQPKAEGEIAFVLKKTLKGPGITAADVLAATEGVMACFEIVDSRIRDWKIRIQDTVADNASCGVFVLGDRLVDPRDVDLGTCGMVLEKNGEIVATGAGAAALGHPANAVAWLANTLGAHGIALEAGEVILSGSLAAMVPVKAGDNLRVTIGGIGGCSVRFV; translated from the coding sequence ATGACCACATCCCTTCCCCTGCAAGCCCTGGGCGACGAACTGTACGAAGCGCTCAAGGGCAACCATGTGCTCGATCCCCTCAGCACACGCCACCCCGGCATCACCATCGACGATGCCTACGCCATCCAGCAGCACATGCTGGCACGCCGGCTTGCTGCGGGCGAGCGCGTGATCGGCAAGAAGATAGGCGTCACCTCCAAGGCCGTGATGGACATGCTCGGCGTGTTCCAGCCCGACTTCGGCTGGCTCACCGACGGCATGGTCTACAACGAGGGCGAGGCGGTTCCCGCAAGCAGCCTCATCCAGCCCAAGGCCGAGGGCGAGATCGCATTCGTGCTCAAGAAGACGCTCAAGGGCCCGGGCATCACCGCCGCCGACGTGCTGGCCGCGACCGAGGGCGTGATGGCCTGCTTCGAGATCGTCGACTCGCGCATCCGCGACTGGAAGATCAGGATCCAGGACACCGTGGCCGACAACGCGAGCTGCGGCGTGTTCGTGCTCGGCGACCGGCTGGTCGATCCACGCGACGTGGACCTGGGCACCTGCGGCATGGTCCTCGAGAAGAACGGCGAGATCGTCGCCACCGGCGCAGGAGCCGCAGCGCTCGGCCACCCCGCGAACGCGGTCGCCTGGCTTGCCAACACGCTCGGCGCCCACGGCATTGCGCTCGAGGCGGGCGAAGTCATTCTCTCGGGCTCGCTTGCCGCCATGGTGCCCGTGAAGGCCGGCGACAACCTGCGCGTGACCATCGGCGGCATCGGCGGCTGTTCGGTGCGCTTCGTTTGA
- the dmpH gene encoding 2-oxo-3-hexenedioate decarboxylase, which translates to MALDAKTLDRLAEHLETCELEARDTPKITDEHPSMDWDDAYAIQNRILARKTARGARPIGYKAGLTSHAKMKQMGVETPVFGFLADYFSVPEGGTVRTSELIHPKVEPEIAFVLKRALKGPGCHIGDVLAATDFVLPGIEVIDSRYRDFKFDLKSVVADNTSASRFVVGGRPRPPHEVDLRTVGIVLEKNGEPVAMGAGAAVLGHPAAAIAMLANHLGKSGQELPAGSLILSGGVTEAVAVAAGDNVCLRVQGMGSVSLRFT; encoded by the coding sequence ATGGCACTCGATGCAAAAACCCTGGACCGTCTCGCGGAACACCTCGAGACCTGCGAGCTCGAAGCGCGCGACACACCCAAGATCACCGACGAACATCCCTCGATGGACTGGGATGACGCCTACGCGATCCAGAACCGGATCCTCGCGCGCAAGACGGCCCGCGGCGCCCGCCCGATCGGCTACAAGGCCGGCCTCACCTCGCATGCGAAGATGAAGCAGATGGGCGTCGAGACACCGGTGTTCGGCTTTCTCGCGGACTATTTCAGCGTGCCCGAGGGCGGCACGGTCAGGACCTCCGAGCTCATCCACCCGAAAGTCGAGCCGGAAATCGCCTTCGTGCTCAAACGCGCGCTCAAGGGTCCGGGCTGCCATATCGGCGACGTGCTGGCCGCGACCGACTTCGTGCTACCCGGCATCGAGGTCATCGACAGCCGCTACCGGGACTTCAAGTTCGACCTGAAGAGCGTGGTGGCCGACAACACGTCGGCATCGCGATTCGTGGTCGGCGGCCGCCCACGGCCCCCGCACGAGGTGGACCTGCGCACGGTCGGCATCGTCCTGGAGAAGAACGGCGAGCCGGTCGCCATGGGCGCGGGTGCTGCCGTGCTCGGCCACCCTGCGGCGGCGATTGCGATGCTCGCCAACCATCTCGGCAAGAGCGGCCAGGAACTGCCCGCCGGCAGCCTGATCCTGTCGGGCGGCGTGACCGAAGCCGTGGCCGTCGCGGCCGGCGACAACGTCTGCCTGCGCGTGCAGGGCATGGGCAGCGTGTCGCTGCGCTTCACCTGA
- a CDS encoding 2-hydroxymuconate tautomerase has protein sequence MPFAQIYMIEGRTEEQKKAVIEKVTQALVDAVGAPAANVRVWIHDVPKENWGIAGQSAKELGR, from the coding sequence ATGCCATTCGCCCAAATCTACATGATCGAAGGCCGCACCGAAGAACAGAAGAAGGCCGTGATCGAAAAGGTCACCCAGGCGCTGGTGGATGCCGTGGGCGCTCCCGCCGCCAATGTGCGGGTCTGGATCCACGACGTCCCCAAAGAGAACTGGGGCATCGCCGGTCAAAGCGCCAAGGAGCTCGGCCGCTGA
- a CDS encoding DUF1294 domain-containing protein: MGVPLLNLITFLVYRHDKKAAETGRWRISERTLHLLSLAGGWPSAWFAQQTLRHKSSKREFRVVYWVTVIGNLVLLGMLILLPESGGGMGALLRSLR, from the coding sequence GTGGGCGTGCCGCTCCTCAATCTCATCACCTTTCTGGTGTACCGTCACGACAAGAAGGCGGCCGAAACGGGTCGCTGGCGCATCAGCGAGCGCACCCTGCACCTGCTTTCGCTGGCCGGCGGCTGGCCTTCGGCCTGGTTCGCGCAGCAAACGCTGCGGCACAAGTCATCCAAGCGAGAATTTCGCGTGGTCTACTGGGTCACGGTGATCGGCAATCTGGTGCTCCTCGGCATGCTGATTCTGCTGCCCGAATCCGGCGGCGGGATGGGGGCGCTGCTGCGGTCGCTGCGCTAG
- a CDS encoding AraC family transcriptional regulator: MPDLMHVLGAYMDSADGPSVMAATRVLEQELSSETHRHARGQLFGSIKGLISVHLDEGVWIVPAIHAVWIPPHHAHSGRSYGPYHGWSAYIAEAACASLPKQPCTIRVSGLLREAVLRLASLTPEAAVSPSEAQLHICAVVLDEIRGLPVEEFGLPFPRDARLQRIARALMANPADPRDMEDWADFGAISSRTLSRRFVTETGFNFTSWRQRVRLLRSLEMLAEGMSVTAIALDLGYASVSAYIGLFRRTFGQTPASYRLRARAL, from the coding sequence ATGCCCGACCTGATGCACGTACTGGGGGCCTACATGGATTCCGCCGACGGCCCCAGCGTCATGGCGGCCACTCGCGTGCTGGAACAGGAGCTGTCTTCCGAGACGCACCGGCATGCGCGCGGCCAGCTGTTCGGCTCGATCAAGGGCTTGATCTCCGTTCATCTGGATGAAGGTGTCTGGATCGTTCCGGCCATCCATGCCGTCTGGATTCCGCCGCACCACGCGCATTCGGGGCGATCGTATGGCCCGTACCATGGCTGGAGCGCCTATATCGCCGAGGCCGCCTGTGCCAGCCTGCCCAAGCAGCCGTGCACCATCCGCGTGTCGGGGCTGCTGCGCGAAGCCGTGCTGCGGCTGGCGAGCCTGACGCCGGAGGCCGCCGTGTCACCCAGCGAGGCGCAACTGCACATCTGTGCCGTGGTCCTCGATGAAATACGTGGCCTGCCTGTGGAGGAGTTCGGCTTGCCGTTTCCCCGGGACGCCCGTCTCCAGCGCATTGCCCGGGCGCTGATGGCCAACCCGGCCGACCCACGCGACATGGAGGACTGGGCTGATTTTGGCGCGATCAGTTCGCGTACCCTGAGCCGCAGGTTCGTCACCGAGACTGGCTTCAATTTCACCAGCTGGCGCCAGCGCGTGCGCCTGCTGCGCTCGCTGGAGATGCTGGCCGAGGGCATGAGCGTCACCGCCATTGCGCTGGATCTGGGCTATGCCAGCGTCAGCGCCTACATCGGCCTGTTTCGCCGTACTTTCGGACAGACGCCCGCCAGCTATCGGTTGCGTGCGCGCGCGCTGTAG